cccattattacatgggcgtaaccaccatctcagaagtgagggggacaaatttttcagagcgatttatcattctcttacatttaattgcaccgtccttagtggctaaagaaccacataatccctaacagccacagtacaataccaggggaccaactaggctagttctttaaactataaagtataaaactttaaactataaaatctaaagttttagtggccaaactctagttgacttgacaacaatgtcccttgaacatctactggacgagtagccaaaggtgccaaacactgaacatgaaatgatcagtactgcctggtttctccctgcaatagatatcttattttcaggaagttataatctctccttacctgtaaagaccctacatccttgtccctgctgctggcctctgatccagctcctccctgactctgctctttctgttatggcaataaacattaaaaaaatgtggtaagaaaaattctgaaatagcattaggaagagtaaaactTGCAGtggaatttaacctcaaaatcacttttacccatagatacatatttttttctcagccacttatatattttttttcacctctgcagaccctacatggtcaacattactgctggccgccgcctctggtccatctcctgcctgactctgctctttgttatggaaataatcattaaaaaatctgaaaatcaaaattctgagatagaattagaaagagaaggagtaaaaatagttgtaaatttataccagatagcctattcttttttctcctccctgactctcctcttttgggaccaaaagacttaaatacatggagagcaactgtgagcacatcttctgcccagaaatgaaagaggactgggtttattccaagaataaactaactAGCAGTAAcgtaacagaggcaacaacatttcaattattgttgactagcttaacatattgatatattgccacgttttaccttgtcatcatttagctaacaagtctaacattgtttgcatccaacaaggtcacacaacttacacggtttgtttggaaagaactgtgtaaagttttttgcttcttgctagctctggctggtttgctaaacattactccagacgcacgttcagcactgctcagcacagcagcacgtctcctgttgaacacctgcgttagcatgcgctcatggtgcattcaaagacggctcgggaaaacacgttactggatgctaataacgggtttagctgttataacggctgaaaaaagtgcgggggacatgtcccacgcgtaccccgcgtccgttacgcccatgtgaccaactacctatcagatctggggtggccgcaggggtggccaatgagatttcaggggtggcccaggccaccccaggccaccccCTAAAATCGCCATTGGCTGAGACATGTCATCCCATCTGGTTTGTATTTAGTTgaaccatcatttatttttcaacaggacaatgaccccaaacacctCCAGGGCTTTTTGGCCAAGGAGAGTGATAGACTGTTGTGTCAGATGACCTGAACTCCACAATCATcagacctaaacccaattgagataatttgggatgagatggaccgtAGAGTGAAGGAAAAAGGGCCAACAgttgctcagcatctctgggaactccttgaagactgttggaaaaccatttcaggtgactacctcatgaagctcattgagaGAATTCCAAGAGTGTGCGAAACAGTAACCAAAGCAGAGGGTGGCAATtttgaggaatctaaaatacaaaacatgttttgacacttttttgtttacaccataattccatatgtgttaattcatagttttgatgtcttagttttaatgtcttcagtgATAATCTACAATGTGAACAgttatgaaaataaagaaaatccatAAATTAGaaggtgtccaaacttttgattggtagtgtGAAGTAAGTTGTGAGTACTGAACCTAAACTCAgactttatttattaaaatgatcATTACATTAGCAAGAATGTGAAGCAGAAAAACTCTCAtgacaagatgcaaaatcattttttacacAGATGTTTTACCTCTTCGtgcaacatgaaaacatgtgCAAATCAGCAGTTTAGCCAGTCCTTCCAGAGCAGAGGCATAGTTTCACTGAACACAGCAAGATCATCATCATCTCTTCATTTGCTCTGCAGCGATTAGTTTTTGGGTGGTAAGCTGAGTCCAGCTTATTGTAAAGTCACTGTTAAAATttaataatagaaataaaatattttatttctggTACTATAAGTAAGAATTTGAGGCAGCATTCAGAcattcatgttggaaaatcttTGGACAACAGAATCAAAAGATTGAGAAGAATCCTAAATTTGCCATAGAGCTGAGGGGACCTGCAGAGTTTGGAGATTATTCTCAGATCTGTGAGCAACCACTTTCCCatgaatttatttaattatgATCACTTAAGGGACAGGTGCTAATAGTATATGAGTTAGTTTTAGTACAAAATGATAGATAATGTGAGCCCCTCCACTGGGTCTCTGTCCTCTCTGTTTAGCTCAGCTCAGGACAGAATGTCAGTTTGGCACATAAGATATCTCACCGATCATTCATTATTCTCCCTTTTGGCCCCACTGATCTTTTGGATTTGACATTTTGCATTAAACTATTCATTAAACTATTTAATATCAAATACAAATGCTGCAGCATTTGTATTTGATATTGAATagtttaatgctttttttaagcTGTAGAGTATCCACTTTTTTTGGAACTATCTGAAACCAaagcaggctgcacagtggggtagtggtttgcacttttgccttgcagcaagaagatccccggttcaaatcccggggtaggcctgggatctttctacatggagtttgcatgttctcgatgtgcatgcgtgggttttctctctgtgattgtctgtctctatgtgtagccctgtgattggcgacctgtccagggtgttccctgccttcgccaTAAGTCAACTGGGAAAGACTCCAGCCCTGTCACGACCATGATGCGAATTAAgcggtgcatagataatggatggatggacggttTACTGCCAGTCATTTATATTTTGGGTGTAAATGGTGTTGCAGCATCTAGGTTTTCTGAGGGACACTTCCATTATTACAATAATTACCACACCAAAAGTTTAATTTactaatttattattttataatttattaaTGGGTTGTAATTATTCCCCTTGACCAAAAAAGGAAGTAAATAGCCCTGAAATATGTGAGTTTGGCCATCACTGTGACTTAAGTCCTTTggtgtttctgtcactttgctTCCTGTCATCtatctgctctctctctctctctctctctctctctctctctctctctctctctctctctctctctctctctctcgctctcgctctcttttgcgctcatttttatttctatttaaaatatgttagTGGCAAAGCTAAAACACTGACAGTATTGCCAAAGCATCAATGATggtgtaattaaaaaaaagagagatgaacattttaaaagacaACAATGAAATTTATTGAGTATAAAAAATGACTAAGAGCATACAAAATGAGAATggcaacaaaagaagaaaaatatgcaaatatgtgTCTTATGTGTCCCTTAACTTGTCACATAGTCACATAATGTGCAGCTAGCTACATTGTGTGTCCCTCTTCTAATACACTCTGTTGCTTATCATTGTCTTCTAGTTCTGTGAAATTTGGGATTAACAAGTCCAATGTCCTAAGGCAGTCCTGTCTTTTATTAGTATATTACATTTTAAGATGAGGGGCATCTCTGTCATACAGAGATCACACACTGTTCTGTCTGTAGCTATGAGTTCTTTTTTCATCCTTCCTCTGAGGCTTAACTGTAGTCACTGAGTTTGTATTTGGtgtctctgtttctgctttctATCTCTGACAGTAAAAACATATTCTGCTAGTTTTTATTCAGAGTTTAGGGCCAGATAGCAGTAAAATGAGTTTTGAGTTTTGGTTTGATTCCTCCAGTGTTCCAGATCAGCTTCTTTAATGTGTGGTTGACTGATCAGTGGGTGAAGAGCAGTGTTGGACTACATATATCATGAAAAGTAGCAtttaaatactaaataaatacagcaaataTAGTATAGAACTGTAGCATAACAGTGTTTTTGCCTGACTTTTTACCATCCCATCCCACTGTAGTTATTTTATCAACATTATGATCTTCACCTACAGGAAGCTCAGTCTTTTCTCATTGTCAATTGAGGGAAGCTATATACATGAAACCCCTCTGGTCATGTTACAGGAACATCGTGAATATATGGTTATTGTctgttcaaaccagaaacaccaGAGAAGCATCATTTCCTTTTCCGTGTGTTTGAAAATCctgctctttgtttttctgtggtcgGTGGTGTGCTTCTTTTTGTTCCAAGCAAACACAGCCCTCCCATTGTCCTTGGCTTTTTTCAGGGAGAAGAGTGAGCACACGCCCAGTGTTTGCTCAGTAAATGGAGCATTACTGGATAGACACTCTTTGCAGGCATCGCTCTCCGGTCTGCAGGACACTGCACTTGCATTCTGTTTGGTCACATCTGACTGAACAGTGCTGGCAGCTATTCTGGTGCGGGCTGACTAGACCAGCAGTGAGTccctgtttttacaacatgcaaAGAGGAGTGCATGGAAGCCCCAGGACACAGGTGTTTCAAAACTGTTGCCTCATCTCTTGTGGAAGCTAGGACTGTGAATGATCTGAGAGAGCTTTCCAAATGAGTCCATGGCATCCACAGGCTCTTCTGTTTGTACTGCACTCAGCTGGTGAGGATTTACAGCTGGTTTAGAGGACAAGGTCTTATCCAGGGTGCTGATCCTGGGGAGGAACTGGGCCAAAGCTGGAACGCCTCGATCTAAACCCTGCTGCCTCTGCCGGTGGTTTCCCAGGCTGAGCAGAGCTCCGTGTCTGTCAGAGATGTAGACGCTGTACCCGTCTGCAAGGATCTGCTCCCTGAAGGTGCAGTCGTCTCTACTGTAGGTGTGCTGAAAAGGTGGAAGATGTTcacatgtaaaatgtttttcagataAAACGCACGGTCACTGTGAGAAACTGTCTCTTTTGTTGCATAGTGTGTGCTGTTTATTTGACTTACTGTAGCTTTATTTTGGGAACATAttgattttgtttgctttgaccTTCCATGCACTGTCTTGATCTGCACTTGTAAACGATACTGTCATGTTTTTTCAATAGCAACAGACATTCCTCTTGTTCCAGTagtaaaaaaacccaaaacaaaatcTATCAGTCTAACTTCAGTTACATTAGGTGACATTGGACCTTGTAATATTTCAGGATAGAAATCTAGATGCATGTTGTacagagagggggaggaggactTATGGATTATTAAGGGCTCAAGCAGGTTACTTCAGCTGCAATTTTCAAAACAGCAATGGTAATAATTTAGaatttcttcttgtttcttttatgtTGTAATATACTATTATGAAGTTGTTTCTATTCCTATTTATCCCTATAGGGTACATACCAGCAAAAATATTGTCTgttttaaaaactaattaattactttatttaaaaaggaaaaaacagacgTAAGTGGTGCTGCAAGGTCTGCAATGTCTGTTTACTTTGGACAAAGATAGCCAGCCAGAGGTCaaggttgttgttgctgttgctgagCCTTTTCATTCAGGCTTTTCACTTTGCAAACACATCCTACCCTGCACCACAGTGCACAAAGGTTGATGAACTGCTCTTCTGTTTAAATGAATGACTGACTGGCATGCACTGTTTTCTGAGCATGGAAGCTGATTACCAACATATGACGAGCAAAGGAGACCGCGGGTCAGTGAAGCCTGAAGAAATTTTTCTGGAACATCGTTTGAGAATGTTCTAGCATTTGTTGTATACCTGTTTGAAGAAGAGTTAGGTTTTACGTGCATTTTAtacgtgatttgttgtttgtttgtttttgcaagtTTTGAAAAAGGTGCTATTAGAAAAGACCACCACTGTGTTACACTTACTGTTCGTGAGTGAAAATTAATCAGTTGCActatgtaatttattttttgtcatgctATGTGAGAAGTTTAATGTAACCAAGTCAACAGTTTCTATTTGGACTGACAGCTCATCTCATAGAAGCTGAGGTCTGACTCTAAGTGCTGAATGGAGTTTCAGTATCAGCTAAAGTCACCATGCTGTGTAGAACTGAAGACTGCTGATCTTAAAACACTGAGAGGAGCTGAAGTGTCATTTGAAAAGTGACAAATGGAAGAAGGTGAATTGTCAAGTCCTTGAAATTTACAGCCATGTCAGTAGATGCAACCACTTAGCTCACATCTTCTGTTGAAGAGTGTTAAAGCAGGGACAGATCTGATGGGTGGCCTTACCCACTACGGACTAAAATCTGGCCACCCTACACAGTCAATAATGAAGTTTGTTACAGGGCTATACACAAATAACAGGAGTTACATTCAGTGACTACTATTTCTGacagaacctttttttttttttttttagaacccTTTCTCTATGACCATTGTTTCCATATAGATACATTTTACCAGCACAACCATCCCCTGATCAGCTACATTCAACCAAGTAGTTCTGATCAACCACAAAATGTTAACACTGACTTTGTGGCAACTGAAAGTTTTAGTGTTGTCattgaaaatgtgtatttttgtatgtacagtgtaaaaattgttttatatgtataaaaagatgtttttacatattttgtaatGC
This genomic interval from Acanthochromis polyacanthus isolate Apoly-LR-REF ecotype Palm Island chromosome 2, KAUST_Apoly_ChrSc, whole genome shotgun sequence contains the following:
- the fgf19 gene encoding fibroblast growth factor 19 — translated: MLLLAVTASVANVLFAIGAVCMPLSDQGPHISQGWGQVVRLRHLYAVRPGLHLLISGDGQIHGSADQTVNSLLEIRPVDPGCVVIRGVETTRFLCMEGDGRLYSSHTYSRDDCTFREQILADGYSVYISDRHGALLSLGNHRQRQQGLDRGVPALAQFLPRISTLDKTLSSKPAVNPHQLSAVQTEEPVDAMDSFGKLSQIIHSPSFHKR